The Anser cygnoides isolate HZ-2024a breed goose chromosome 20, Taihu_goose_T2T_genome, whole genome shotgun sequence genome contains the following window.
CCCCCCCGAGGGACCCCTTTTCCCCCCCGAGGGACCCCTTTCCCCCCCGAGGGACCCCTTTTCCCCCCGAGGGAGCAGGGTCCCCTCTCAGGGCGGGTGGCTCTCAgttccccctcctgccctggggcagcctAAAGGGGCTGCTGAGTGAGGGCAGCCGCTGAGGGGATGGGGCAGGCTGACAGAGGTGGGCAGTGGGCGACCCGAAGGCAGCCCTAGGGGTTGCAGGTGTAGGCTGAACTGGGCTGAAACGAAATTCCTTCCAGTGTGGCAGTCGTGTCAGGGTTTTGGTGTGTGAAGGTggaattgtgtgctttttttttgcttagatTGAGGATGAAACTCAAGTCTCTCGAGCAACGCAGGGTGAACAAGATAACTATGAGATGCATGTCAGAGCTGCAAACATTGTAAGTAGCACTCTCATACTCAAATCGTTGGGCAGCGCGTCCTTCAGGAGTGGTTTGCTTCATTATTATATTCCGAGCAGCCTTTATAGCCCTCACAAGGACTGCTGCTGAAAGAGTAACCTGATATTCGGGGTGGCTGTGGGGTAAAGTCCTCCTCTGGGGGTAAAGCATGGTTGCCAGCTACAGACTTCTGTCAGAATCCTCACCTAATGCGGGAGCTTCATCTTAACTGGGGCTTGGGCTGTCAGAGCAGCTTGGGGGACCTTGTTCTAGAATTGGAGCGAGCACTTTTTTAATATACTAATGCTacatgatttttcttcctgctacGAGGTCCGAGCTGGTGAGTCCCTGATGAAACTTGTGTCTGACTTGAAGCAGTTCTTGATCCTCAATGATTTCCCCTCTGTGAATGAAGCTATCAACCAGCGCAACCAGCAGCTGAGGAGCttgcaggaggaatgtgacaaGAAGTTGATTGCACTACGGGATGAGATCTCCATTGACCTGTACGAGCTAGAAGAAGAATATTACTCTTCCAGGTACAAATAGGGCAGTGGACTTCTCCTTAGTGACTCCACCCCTTCTGGGGGAGTTAGTCCAGACAAACAAGTAGTCCTTAGCATATAGGTCTTGAGAATGTTCCCAACAAAATTTTATTCCTATTTATAATTCGGTCAGACACTCAGCAACTTAAAACAACTGCCACTTCCTTGCGGATATCCTACAGGGTATAAATGTCTTGGTGAAGGAGATATTCACAGCATCTAGGTGCCTGCTTCAGTTGGCTAGATTTGACAGATAATTTGCATAGGATCCTTTGCAATCATTGTAAAAGGAGATGAATTTCCTTGAGGGACATAGGCTTCAGTCTCAATATCCCTCTGTAGGAACTTTTATCTCTCCCTGGAGAGTGTAGCTTGCTGAGCTGGGTCCTAATGTTAGATGAGATTAACACGTCCCCCATCCTTGTGGTGAGTTCTTTCACAAGTGACCTGGTAACACAGCGTGCCTTTTCTCTTGTAGTCCACTGCTCCAGTTGCCTGGAGTCCTGTTGAGGTGAACATTTGAAATGAGCAAAAAAGACATGCTCAGTTTCACTGAATTATGAAGTATTGTGATAGGATTTTTTTATGAAAGATTTATAACTCATTTGTTTGTGgaatttttaagattttaaaaacacttttactTAGAAAACAGGTTTTAGAGAATTTaggcactttatttttttaattttatttttttttgtcatgcaCTCCAGCACTTGTAaatgaaagcaggagaaaacaaatgagaacCTGATTATGTTGGCTGCACTGTCCAAACTAAGTGAAATCAGTGCAATAGTGGTGCGAATTCTAACCAAAAATTTTCTAAATCTTACAAAAAATTTTCATGACCAggttttccatttttgtctCTTCCCTCTTTCTAAAATTTCTGAGTGTCTATAACCCCAGATAAGTTAACTAAAACCGTAATTGCTCAGTATCTTTGGAACTTAGGCCATTGTTTATGggtaatataaatattttaacactaAAATGATGCGACATAGTTTAGAAACTGCTACGATGCTTTAAGAAAACTTGAGGTAAAGtttagagtctttttttttaaactttactCAGTTTTTGGGAGAGGTGGCAAGGGGTCCTAGAAACGTCTCGGAAAGGAAGAGCGATGATCACAGACCTAAGCACTACTCCTGGCCCTGATGGGTCGGGGATGTATCCACTACGTAGACTGCACGCAGCACAGCGTGGGCTGCACCAGGGTGACCCAGTGTGGGGCGGCAGTGCCTCACGTGTGCCAGAGGAGCTTCTCTCCCACCGCCACCAGGCTGCCGTGGCTGTGTGTCAGTGGTTTTCCCTCTTGGGCTAGGGGGTTCTGACCATGCTGGCGTGGTCTCTTACGTGCCTGGTACAAGATGCCGTGTAAAGCAACCCTTTGTAACAGAGCTAACATCTAAACACAGATGGTTTTCTTTCCTGGTACACTGAATGGATCTGCCTTCACGCTCTTTCTTGTAAGAGTGGTCATGAGGTGAGGAAGCTCAGCTAGGGTACAGAGCTATGATCCCTCCACTGAAACCTCGTATCATATAGCACTTAATCATTGCTTTTAGCACTTAACTCCCTTCTTGTGctctttcctgcctttttctgcACCAAAGAAATTGTGTGTGTAAATACAGAAGCAGTGATTTATTCAAAGTCCTTTTATAATTCTAacattaagatatttttaatgcaattttattGTCTGATGTGGGAAAGCATTTCTGTTATGTCACATAGCCTTAGAGCGTTATAATCATGTTTAAATGGCTGTGAATGTAACAGGTGGCCTGCCCACCAACAGGACGTTCTGTGCTGACCTGGGAGCCCAGCTGGGGTTTCCCGTCTGTACTCCGTTACTTTCTCTTGGGGCTTGATCCCACAGGATTTATAAAGAGGCGCACTGAGGAAACTGTTCTGCCAAACCGTTCTCTGGTGCCCTGGTTACCCTGAAGTTCAGGGGCGAGTTTGTTTTAGGTTGTCCCTCCAGGGAGGCTGTAGAAAAGTGAGCTTCCCAACAGCTGTGAAAAGCCCGTTAGAGGGAGCATGTCCTGCCCAGGAATTGTCACTGCCTTTGTTTTGTGCTAACAGCACTGGGAGGCAGCCCCTTGCACCACAGCCAGTACCCAGTAGGATGTGTCTTGGCTGTAGGGTTGCGCTTCCCTGCGAAGCTTTTCGCGTGCACATAGGGGATTTGATGAGGGGACCTGAAAGCAGGTCGATGAGACTAAAGCTGAGAAGAGAGCTCTGAGGGGGGCTCTGCTTTCAGTCCCTGGGTTTGAGCAGTTTCCTGGAGCTGTTCCTTTGTGCACAGACCTGGCTGTGTGCCCCGGGGGGAGCAGCGAGGTCTCTTTCATGCTCTAAGAAGCCTTCAAAGGACAGGATAGGACTTTGGGTGGTGCTGCTGTGGGccgtgcagctgctgctcatcCACTCGGCCTTTCAAGGAGTGGGACGTGCGAGGTGAGCGTTAGGCTTTTGGAACTGTTCTaactggggcagcaggaggagcagctccACGTCGATGCAGCTAACATTTTCTTAGTAACTGACCTACCAGGACAGGTGTGGTGGATGCCGTGGTCAGGTTCTCCTTGGAAACCACGGCTTGAGGTTTAAGACTGACAGAAAAGGGACCGTAGCTCTGGGTCGGTCCCAAACGTTTTCACTAAGTGAACCCAGAGCTGCTTTGTGTTGGGGACTCGAGGGCAGGGTGGTCCTGCTCCAGCAATAGGAATCTTCCGAGGGGTTTAACAAAGGCCCTGGGTATAAAACCTGGATCCACTGCCTTCCCACTCCTACTGCAACGCCAGCTGGGTGATGCTGCCAGAAAAAAGCTCAAATGTTAGGTGCTTGCAACTAGTGCTTTGTGTGCTTATTCTCCAAAGCAGTAACTCCAAGTCCAGCTTGCCTTCTGTCATCCTAAACCCAAAACTTGTGTTTATGTTCCATTGCTCCCTCCTCTGAGATCACAGGAGCTGTCTTGAGTGTGGACTTAGACCTCAACATGTTTCATGTTTGTGCAATTTGAAGTGTCTCGTATTTCTGCACTTAAACTATTTCCCAAAGCATCTATTCAAGtccatacattaaaaatgtaaataaagctACAACGACAAAATCACTGGACCCACTGGGTTTGTTTTACTCTGATCGCAAGCTGCTTTTTGCTCCAGCACTCACTTTGTCTTGGGTGTCTCTCGTGTGTGcagctccttcctctctttggaattttttctggttttgttccagTTTTTTCCATCgctttattttttagttttgccCTTCCATGTCGTGTTTTCCTTGTAGCACAGGCAAGAATTAGCCGGTTGTTTACTTTCCCATGCTGCTGATTCATCTGACTGTAGCCTAGCGGTTAAATCCAGCGAGCTGCTTTGTAAGAACTGTTAACTCTGGTACTGCTGAAACCTGTAGAAGCTGACAGCACTTTATAGGCTGGGGAGTTTCAAAAGAAGACAGAGACCTTCTGTGGAGCGCTTTACTGAAGGGGCAAGGAGGCAAATAGACTTAAGTTTAGAGCATGGttgagatttttctccctcACATAGGCTGTAATCAGACTCCAAGAGAAATGAGTGTGGATGAGGTCTTTGCCTCGCTCAAGAACTCCCATCTTTGGGGTGTCAGAACTTCTGCCCAGATCTCTCTAGGGACTCGTAGTGTCTGGATGAGAACCGAGCCTCTGCTTCAGTTTGTAGCAACAGCTTTGTCTCTGAAATTTCCCTGATCCTTCCCAGGCCCATGAGATTCAACACCAGCCCCTGAGGGGTGTGTTAGGAAAGGCCAGTGCCACAAGACTTGTGATGAATTTGTGAACACAGACCTTACATCCATGAacatttttttgccattttcttaatgctttgcttctgtcttgcttttcctccctcccctttcctccctcccctcctttcttATTGcacctgctgcctctccttACTGGGGTTGTTTGTTCTGGAAAGCTACAGTCTCTGTGACAGCAATGATCTCCCGCTGTGCGAAGCCTACTGGAGACAAGATTTTGCCACGCTGTCCCCCGAAAGCCTCTCCATGCCTCTGACAActgccacagcagagcagagcgtTGCTACCTCTCAGAGCTCGACCCCATCGCACCCTCACGTGAACGGGCATGGGGCGGGCCCGACGGAGCACTCCTGAAGAGGATTCTCTGCTGCTGACCACGTTCTTCCTGGTGgcgctgagctgctggaagTCTTCCACCTGCTGTACTGAGCGAGCAACTCCTGCTGTCAGGAGAATGCACTGGGGCTGTGACTGCAGGATTCTGCGCACTGGACAGCCACAGTGCTTTCTCCGTGCCTGGGACACTGCCACGAGTGTTCCTCGCGCTTAAGAGAAAGTGATAAGTAAATACCGAGCTGATTATTCTAACAAATTAGAGTTAGGTTTGCTTTTCCGTGACAGTTACGTGTAGAGTTTGTTAGAAATCCAGAATTTATTTCCATGTGAATCTCACAGTAAGTACATGTTAGAGTGCTGGGAGCTGAACTTGTTAGGGCTAGGAAACTCGAGCCAAATCTGGCAGTTGTGTGTTTCGGGGGCTTTACGCGGTTCCCAAGGTTTCTGACATTCTGGCTGCTTTAAAGCTTTCTCAGGATGCCATCAGACAACTTCTGTTCTACTTAGAACAGAATCTTAAGAATCTTCTAGTATTTTTACTCAGCATTCTTCACTGTCAAAATGCTTCACAAACTTGAACTTTTTCCTAGGAATCCTTTGGGA
Protein-coding sequences here:
- the MED22 gene encoding mediator of RNA polymerase II transcription subunit 22 isoform X2, coding for MAQQRVLPQSKETLLQSYNKRLKDDVKSIMDNFTEIIKTAKIEDETQVSRATQGEQDNYEMHVRAANIVRAGESLMKLVSDLKQFLILNDFPSVNEAINQRNQQLRSLQEECDKKLIALRDEISIDLYELEEEYYSSSLCDSNDLPLCEAYWRQDFATLSPESLSMPLTTATAEQSVATSQSSTPSHPHVNGHGAGPTEHS
- the MED22 gene encoding mediator of RNA polymerase II transcription subunit 22 isoform X1 — protein: MAQQRVLPQSKETLLQSYNKRLKDDVKSIMDNFTEIIKTAKIEDETQVSRATQGEQDNYEMHVRAANIVRAGESLMKLVSDLKQFLILNDFPSVNEAINQRNQQLRSLQEECDKKLIALRDEISIDLYELEEEYYSSSYSLCDSNDLPLCEAYWRQDFATLSPESLSMPLTTATAEQSVATSQSSTPSHPHVNGHGAGPTEHS